In Rhizobium sp. WSM4643, the following are encoded in one genomic region:
- a CDS encoding LacI family DNA-binding transcriptional regulator, giving the protein MAAPRPGPNLSRIAMSLGVSVATVSNALSGKGRVSGQLVERIREHAAELGYVPSQAGRALRTGRSGVLGLVLPDIANPLFPKIAQAIEFAASAAGYGVLIADSRGDVAAQTEAINRLAERGVDGMVIIPRRATRISAAACPVAIIDTPSTPGNTVAADHWQGGHEIAVHLAGLGHRRILIIGNNQESNVQNDRAGGIRSGMRPGMHSETLWIDRLERENGSGCPLGLAEKVRQGFTAFAALSDLQALRALTELQQAGINIPTDVSVTGFDDLIWSPVVTPSLTTVRMDMDRIAEIAVSALVDTIKTSTIREGVLVTAEIERVAMQLIVRQSSGPAKPAPKTSEMEKM; this is encoded by the coding sequence ATGGCAGCACCGCGCCCGGGACCGAACCTCAGCAGGATAGCGATGTCGCTCGGCGTCTCCGTCGCCACGGTCTCCAATGCGCTTTCCGGCAAAGGCCGGGTCTCCGGCCAATTGGTCGAAAGAATTCGCGAGCATGCGGCGGAACTTGGTTACGTCCCGAGCCAGGCCGGCCGGGCGCTACGGACCGGCCGCAGCGGCGTTCTCGGCCTGGTGCTGCCCGATATCGCCAATCCGCTGTTCCCGAAGATCGCGCAGGCGATCGAATTCGCGGCCTCCGCCGCAGGTTACGGCGTGCTGATCGCCGATTCCCGCGGCGATGTCGCCGCCCAGACCGAGGCGATCAACCGGCTGGCCGAGCGCGGCGTCGACGGCATGGTCATCATTCCCCGCCGCGCCACCCGCATTTCGGCCGCGGCCTGTCCGGTCGCCATCATCGATACTCCCTCGACGCCTGGAAACACCGTTGCCGCCGACCATTGGCAGGGCGGCCACGAAATCGCCGTTCATCTCGCGGGCCTCGGCCATCGCCGTATCCTCATCATCGGCAACAATCAGGAATCCAACGTCCAGAACGACCGCGCCGGCGGCATCCGCTCCGGCATGCGCCCGGGCATGCATTCGGAAACCCTGTGGATCGACCGGCTGGAGCGGGAGAACGGCAGTGGCTGCCCGCTCGGCCTCGCCGAAAAAGTCAGACAGGGTTTCACCGCCTTCGCAGCCCTCTCCGACCTGCAGGCGTTGCGGGCGCTGACGGAGTTGCAGCAGGCTGGCATCAACATTCCCACTGACGTCAGCGTCACCGGTTTCGACGACCTCATCTGGTCGCCTGTTGTCACGCCATCGCTGACGACGGTCCGGATGGACATGGATAGGATTGCCGAAATTGCCGTATCGGCGCTGGTGGATACTATAAAAACAAGCACCATCCGGGAGGGCGTGCTCGTTACCGCGGAGATCGAACGCGTCGCCATGCAGCTGATCGTCCGCCAATCATCCGGTCCTGCGAAGCCGGCACCAAAAACCTCGGAGATGGAGAAAATGTGA
- a CDS encoding nucleoside hydrolase: MGVWIDTDMGFDDIAAILVVLQSEFEIDGVSLVFGNTPLAQVRVNAAGAASAFGWKFPIHTGRAMPVLGKLETAQAILGETGIPTSGKSLPKAAALADSDAFAALCRWLERQGQHRILALGPLTNIAAVALARPDLAARITELVWMGGGVTSGNHTASAEFNALADPEALSIVIAHGLPLRMVDLDLCRKVLARPEDTEPMRNAGGANAELITDMFSAYIRIGTSRGRPAMAIYDPSAAVAFVAPDVVSFRPARIDVELQGALTRGRTIVETRATHATFNAQFAADIDADTARVIILAALVNEARK, from the coding sequence ATGGGCGTCTGGATCGACACCGATATGGGCTTCGACGACATCGCCGCCATTCTGGTGGTGCTGCAGTCGGAATTCGAGATCGACGGCGTATCGCTGGTCTTCGGCAATACGCCTCTGGCGCAGGTAAGAGTGAACGCCGCCGGCGCCGCCAGTGCCTTCGGCTGGAAGTTTCCCATCCACACCGGCCGCGCCATGCCCGTGCTCGGCAAGCTCGAAACCGCGCAGGCGATCCTCGGCGAAACCGGCATCCCGACATCAGGCAAGAGCCTGCCGAAGGCGGCGGCCCTTGCCGACAGCGATGCCTTCGCAGCACTCTGCCGTTGGCTGGAGCGCCAGGGCCAGCACCGTATCCTGGCGCTCGGGCCCCTCACCAACATCGCCGCCGTGGCGCTTGCCCGGCCCGATCTTGCCGCCCGTATCACCGAACTCGTCTGGATGGGCGGCGGCGTCACCAGCGGCAACCATACGGCCTCCGCCGAATTCAACGCGCTCGCCGATCCCGAGGCCCTCTCGATCGTCATCGCCCATGGCCTTCCGCTGCGCATGGTCGATCTCGACCTCTGCCGCAAGGTGCTGGCAAGGCCCGAGGACACCGAACCCATGCGCAATGCCGGCGGCGCCAATGCAGAGCTGATCACCGATATGTTCTCGGCCTATATCCGCATCGGCACCAGCCGCGGCCGCCCGGCCATGGCAATCTACGACCCCTCTGCCGCCGTCGCCTTCGTAGCCCCTGATGTCGTGAGCTTCCGTCCCGCCCGCATCGACGTCGAGCTGCAGGGTGCCCTCACCCGTGGCCGCACCATCGTCGAGACCCGCGCCACGCATGCGACCTTCAATGCCCAATTCGCCGCCGACATCGATGCCGACACGGCGCGTGTCATCATTCTCGCCGCTTTGGTCAACGAGGCCCGCAAATGA
- a CDS encoding adenine deaminase — MNATPRQEPADLNDPALRARAVTAARGDAPFDVLITGGRLLDAVTGLIRQADVGLVGALISSVHAPASRTDAVKTIDASGRILTPGLIDTHMHVESSMVTPAEYANAVLPRGVTTIVWDPHEFGNVHGLDGVRWAIEAARGLPLRVILLAPSCVPSAPGLEIAGADFDAAVVAEMLRSSAVGGVAEVMNMRGVIDGDPRMTAIVNAGLAAGKLVCGHARGLEGADLNAFMASGITSDHELTSGADLLAKLSAGLTIELRGSHDHLLQEFVEVLNGLGHLPPTVTLCTDDVFPDELQEGGGLDDVIRRLVRYGMKPGWAIRAATFNAAQRLQRPDLGLLAAGRRADMVLFDDLTEFRARLVISGGRIVARNGSMQVAVQQIDTAPLVNSMKLPPLTENDFRIPAQGERVRVATIDRPRFTQWGEAETEVRDGFVVPPVGSAMISVVHRHGKTDSIPRIGYLTGWGEWRGAFCTTVSHDSHNLTVFGGNAGDMALAANAVISAGGGMAVAKDGRIEAMLPLPLSGLVTEASLKDTALAFVRIRSAMEKIVDWKPPYRVFKACFGATLACNAGPHQTDRGIADVVTGTVMASPVLEIL; from the coding sequence ATGAACGCCACCCCTCGTCAGGAACCCGCCGATCTCAATGATCCCGCCTTGCGCGCCCGCGCCGTCACTGCAGCGCGCGGCGACGCCCCTTTCGACGTGCTGATCACCGGCGGCCGGCTGCTCGATGCGGTAACGGGCCTGATCCGGCAAGCCGATGTCGGCCTCGTCGGCGCGCTGATATCAAGCGTCCATGCCCCGGCAAGCCGAACGGATGCCGTCAAGACAATCGATGCTTCGGGCCGCATCCTGACGCCCGGCCTGATCGACACGCACATGCATGTCGAAAGTTCGATGGTGACGCCGGCCGAATATGCGAACGCCGTCTTGCCGCGCGGCGTGACGACGATCGTCTGGGATCCGCACGAATTCGGCAACGTCCATGGGCTCGACGGCGTGCGCTGGGCGATCGAGGCGGCGCGCGGCCTGCCACTGCGCGTGATCCTGCTCGCGCCCTCCTGTGTGCCTTCCGCGCCAGGCCTGGAAATTGCCGGCGCCGATTTCGATGCTGCCGTCGTCGCCGAGATGCTGCGCTCCTCCGCCGTCGGTGGCGTCGCCGAAGTGATGAACATGCGCGGCGTCATCGACGGCGATCCGCGCATGACCGCCATCGTCAATGCCGGCCTTGCCGCCGGCAAGCTCGTCTGCGGCCATGCCCGCGGCCTCGAAGGCGCCGATCTCAACGCCTTCATGGCATCGGGCATCACCTCCGACCACGAACTTACCTCCGGCGCCGATCTCCTTGCCAAGCTTTCCGCCGGCCTGACGATCGAGCTGCGCGGCTCTCACGACCATCTGCTGCAGGAGTTCGTCGAGGTGCTGAACGGTCTCGGCCACCTGCCTCCCACCGTCACGCTCTGCACCGACGACGTCTTTCCCGACGAACTCCAGGAAGGCGGCGGCCTCGACGACGTCATCAGGCGCCTGGTGCGCTACGGCATGAAGCCGGGATGGGCCATCCGTGCAGCGACCTTCAATGCCGCACAACGTCTGCAGCGTCCCGATCTCGGCCTCCTCGCCGCCGGCCGCCGCGCCGACATGGTGCTCTTTGACGACCTCACGGAATTCCGCGCGCGGCTGGTCATATCAGGCGGCCGTATCGTCGCCCGCAACGGCAGCATGCAGGTGGCCGTCCAGCAGATTGATACGGCGCCGCTTGTCAATTCGATGAAGCTGCCGCCGCTGACCGAGAATGATTTCCGCATTCCGGCCCAGGGCGAGCGCGTCCGCGTCGCCACCATCGACCGCCCGCGCTTCACGCAATGGGGCGAGGCCGAAACCGAAGTCAGGGACGGTTTCGTCGTGCCGCCCGTCGGCAGCGCCATGATCTCCGTCGTCCATCGCCACGGCAAGACCGACAGCATCCCGCGCATCGGCTACCTCACCGGCTGGGGTGAATGGCGCGGCGCCTTCTGCACCACCGTTTCGCATGACAGCCACAACCTCACCGTCTTCGGCGGCAATGCGGGCGACATGGCGCTCGCCGCCAACGCCGTCATATCAGCCGGCGGCGGCATGGCGGTCGCCAAGGACGGGCGGATCGAAGCGATGCTGCCGCTACCGCTCTCCGGTCTGGTGACGGAGGCATCACTGAAGGACACCGCCTTGGCCTTCGTCCGCATACGCAGCGCAATGGAAAAGATCGTCGACTGGAAACCACCCTATCGGGTCTTCAAGGCCTGTTTCGGCGCAACGCTCGCCTGCAATGCCGGCCCGCATCAGACCGATCGCGGCATTGCCGATGTGGTAACGGGGACAGTGATGGCGAGCCCGGTGCTGGAGATTCTGTAA
- a CDS encoding M20 aminoacylase family protein yields MSIPARMNDELPFLTSLRRDLHAHPELGFEEERTAGIVARLLEEAGITVHRGLGGTGVVGTLQLGNGTRRIGLRADMDALAMSEMAERPYKSTVSGKMHACGHDGHTAMLIGAARHLAATRNFSGTVHFIFQPAEEGRGGAKRMVEEGLFQLFPCDAVYGLHNMPGLAVDEIAVVEGPQLASSDSWRITFRGTGTHGAKPHLGRDPITAAGTFLSSLQTIVGRVIDPLQPAVVSACFLQAGDPKALNVIPDVVEIGGTARAYSPEVRDQLETEIGRLAHGTAAMYGIAVDYAFERRIPPVVNDADATARALGAAGAVFNEKVRTSFPPSTAGDDFAFFAQNAPGCYVWLGNGPAMDGALHHNTAYDFNDAALGYGAAYWVALVERELQG; encoded by the coding sequence ATGAGCATTCCCGCCCGGATGAATGACGAGCTGCCGTTTCTGACCTCCCTGCGCCGCGACCTGCACGCCCATCCCGAACTCGGTTTCGAGGAGGAGCGTACCGCCGGCATTGTCGCGAGGCTTCTCGAAGAGGCCGGCATCACCGTGCATCGCGGACTCGGCGGTACCGGCGTGGTCGGTACGCTGCAGCTCGGCAACGGCACGCGCAGGATCGGGCTCCGCGCCGACATGGATGCGCTTGCCATGTCTGAGATGGCGGAGCGGCCTTATAAATCGACAGTATCAGGTAAGATGCATGCTTGCGGCCATGACGGACATACCGCAATGCTCATCGGCGCCGCCCGGCATCTGGCGGCGACACGGAATTTTTCCGGTACAGTGCATTTCATCTTCCAGCCGGCCGAAGAGGGGCGCGGCGGAGCGAAACGCATGGTGGAGGAGGGGCTGTTTCAACTTTTTCCCTGCGATGCCGTCTATGGGCTGCACAACATGCCTGGGCTTGCGGTCGATGAGATCGCCGTGGTCGAGGGACCGCAGCTTGCCTCCTCCGACAGTTGGCGGATTACCTTCCGCGGGACCGGCACACATGGCGCCAAGCCGCATCTCGGCCGCGATCCGATCACGGCCGCCGGCACCTTCCTGTCATCGCTGCAGACGATTGTCGGACGGGTGATCGATCCGCTGCAACCGGCGGTCGTCAGCGCCTGTTTCCTGCAGGCGGGCGACCCGAAGGCGCTGAACGTCATTCCCGATGTCGTCGAGATCGGCGGAACGGCGCGGGCCTATTCGCCTGAGGTGCGCGATCAGCTGGAGACCGAGATCGGACGGTTGGCGCATGGTACTGCGGCCATGTACGGCATCGCCGTGGACTATGCGTTCGAGCGGCGGATTCCGCCTGTCGTCAACGATGCGGATGCGACGGCGCGGGCGCTTGGTGCGGCTGGTGCGGTCTTTAATGAGAAGGTGCGGACAAGCTTTCCGCCATCGACGGCGGGAGACGATTTCGCCTTCTTCGCGCAGAATGCACCGGGCTGCTATGTCTGGCTCGGCAACGGTCCGGCGATGGACGGGGCGCTGCACCACAATACGGCTTATGATTTCAACGATGCCGCGCTTGGCTATGGAGCGGCTTATTGGGTGGCGTTGGTGGAGCGGGAGTTGCAAGGGTAA
- a CDS encoding tripartite tricarboxylate transporter permease, whose translation MDLFSNLALGFATAGTPENLFFCLIGVLLGTLIGVLPGIGATATIAMLLPITFQLEPVSSLIMLAGIYYGAQYGGSTTAILINMPGESSSAVTAIDGYQMARKGRAGAALAIAALGSFFAGTVSTFLVAIFAPPLTAIALQFGSAEYFSLMVVGLVSSIALAHGSVVKALAMVALGLLLGLVGTDIYTGTPRFTLGIREYADGLNFVALAVGVFGVAEILRNLEGESTRTVLMAKVTGLLPSRQEFKEMIAPVIRGTAIGSALGILPGGGAVLASFASYTVEKRMSKTPGEFGKGAVAGVAGPESANNAGAQTSFIPLLTLGIPANPVMALMIGAMIIQGIVPGPNVATEQPALFWGIIASMWIGNLMLVILNLPLIGLWVKLLTVPYYVLFPVIMAFCSIGVYSVNANVYDLYAVAFFGLIGYVLAKLRCEPAPLLLGFVLGPLLEENLRRAMILSRGDPTTFVTRPISAVLLAIAAAVLIVVFLPSVKKKREAVFVEEA comes from the coding sequence ATGGATCTTTTCAGCAATCTCGCGCTCGGCTTTGCAACAGCCGGCACTCCGGAAAACCTGTTCTTCTGCCTGATCGGCGTGCTGCTCGGCACGCTGATCGGCGTGCTGCCCGGCATCGGCGCCACGGCGACGATCGCCATGCTTTTGCCGATCACCTTCCAGCTCGAACCAGTCTCCTCGCTGATCATGCTCGCCGGCATCTATTACGGCGCGCAGTATGGCGGTTCGACGACGGCGATCCTGATCAACATGCCGGGCGAATCCTCCTCGGCCGTCACCGCGATCGACGGCTACCAGATGGCCCGCAAGGGCAGGGCGGGGGCAGCACTTGCGATTGCGGCCCTCGGCTCATTCTTCGCTGGCACCGTGTCGACCTTCCTCGTCGCGATCTTCGCGCCGCCGCTCACCGCAATCGCGCTGCAATTCGGTTCGGCAGAATATTTCTCGCTGATGGTCGTCGGTCTCGTTTCCTCGATTGCTCTCGCCCACGGTTCTGTCGTCAAGGCGCTGGCGATGGTGGCGCTCGGGCTGCTACTCGGCCTGGTCGGCACCGACATCTATACCGGCACGCCGCGCTTCACGCTCGGCATCCGCGAATATGCCGACGGGTTGAACTTCGTGGCGCTTGCCGTCGGCGTCTTCGGGGTTGCCGAAATCCTTCGCAACCTCGAGGGCGAGTCGACACGCACGGTGCTGATGGCCAAGGTCACCGGCCTTTTGCCGTCCCGCCAGGAATTCAAGGAGATGATTGCGCCAGTCATTCGCGGTACGGCGATCGGCTCGGCGCTCGGCATCCTGCCGGGCGGTGGCGCCGTCCTTGCCTCTTTCGCCTCCTATACGGTGGAAAAGCGGATGTCGAAGACGCCGGGGGAATTCGGCAAGGGTGCGGTTGCCGGCGTCGCGGGACCGGAATCGGCCAACAATGCCGGGGCCCAGACCTCGTTCATTCCGCTGCTGACGCTTGGCATTCCGGCCAATCCTGTCATGGCGCTGATGATCGGTGCGATGATCATCCAGGGCATCGTGCCGGGGCCGAACGTCGCCACCGAACAGCCGGCGCTGTTCTGGGGCATCATCGCCTCAATGTGGATCGGCAACCTGATGCTGGTCATCCTCAACCTGCCGCTGATCGGGCTCTGGGTGAAGCTGCTGACCGTGCCTTACTACGTGCTCTTCCCCGTCATCATGGCCTTCTGCTCGATCGGGGTCTACAGCGTCAACGCCAACGTCTACGACCTCTATGCCGTCGCCTTCTTCGGGCTCATCGGCTATGTGCTGGCAAAGCTTCGCTGCGAGCCGGCGCCGCTCCTACTCGGTTTCGTGCTCGGGCCGCTACTCGAGGAAAATCTCCGGCGCGCCATGATCCTGTCGCGCGGCGATCCCACGACCTTCGTCACGCGACCGATCAGCGCCGTTCTCCTGGCGATTGCGGCCGCCGTCCTCATCGTCGTCTTCCTGCCGAGCGTCAAGAAGAAGCGCGAGGCGGTGTTCGTCGAGGAAGCCTGA
- a CDS encoding tripartite tricarboxylate transporter TctB family protein, with translation MKSISFDTTNAICGALFVATGAFFAIQSLGLDLGTAVRMGPGYFPLVLAGVLVLLGAIIFIQALRVEGEPIDPFAWRGMLFILPAPVFFGLTVRGLGFAPSLFLTAFIACFASQKMNVFFAIILSLLLTIFSVAVFSYGLGLPFERFGPWVRF, from the coding sequence ATGAAGTCCATCAGTTTCGATACCACCAATGCGATCTGCGGCGCGCTTTTCGTCGCGACCGGTGCTTTCTTCGCCATCCAGTCGCTGGGGCTCGACCTCGGCACGGCAGTGCGCATGGGGCCTGGTTATTTTCCGTTGGTGCTTGCCGGTGTGCTCGTGCTTCTCGGCGCGATCATCTTCATTCAGGCACTCCGCGTCGAGGGCGAGCCAATCGACCCGTTTGCCTGGCGCGGCATGCTCTTCATCCTGCCGGCACCGGTGTTCTTCGGGCTGACGGTGCGCGGTCTCGGATTTGCACCGTCACTGTTCCTCACCGCCTTCATCGCCTGCTTCGCATCGCAAAAGATGAACGTGTTCTTCGCGATCATCCTCTCGCTGCTGCTGACGATCTTTTCGGTGGCGGTCTTCAGCTACGGGCTCGGCCTGCCGTTCGAGCGCTTCGGCCCCTGGGTCCGGTTCTAG